In a single window of the Methylophaga frappieri genome:
- the rnd gene encoding ribonuclease D produces MTVLYLDTPVGLLDFCQQIQNSSWLAVDTEFLREKTYYPQLCLIQIANDDVIACIDPLAIDDLTPLFDVLYQPKMTLVFHAARQDLELLLMHRQQLPDTIFDTQLAASVLGLGEQVGYGNLVKTVLNVDLDKAHSRTDWTARPLSTAQLDYAADDVRYLRSLYHQMQQSLTELNRTHWLADDFAALSDPQTYQADPETIWRKIRGAGKLKPRQLANLQQLAAWRERNAIQRNRPRRWILKDDVMLDLARFAPDSLTKLSQIRGLEPRDIDRHGQAILDVLEKASQIPKADWPVMLKPEPLTNQQEALLDALMALLRQFCDEQAISPAAVATRKDIEKLVRGETTIPLLKGWRKQIVGRKLQAFLQGKLVIHADAKQLIINEVE; encoded by the coding sequence ATGACGGTTTTATACCTAGATACACCGGTAGGACTCCTTGATTTTTGCCAGCAAATACAAAATAGCTCGTGGCTCGCTGTTGATACCGAGTTTCTGCGAGAAAAAACCTATTACCCTCAGTTATGTTTGATTCAGATTGCCAATGACGACGTTATTGCCTGTATTGATCCCTTGGCAATTGATGATCTGACACCCCTGTTTGATGTGCTTTACCAGCCGAAGATGACGCTGGTTTTTCATGCGGCCAGACAGGATCTGGAACTACTGCTGATGCATCGTCAGCAGCTACCTGACACGATATTTGATACTCAACTGGCCGCCAGTGTTCTGGGATTAGGAGAACAGGTTGGCTATGGTAATTTGGTAAAAACTGTCTTGAATGTGGATCTGGATAAAGCCCACTCCCGCACTGACTGGACAGCTCGACCTTTATCCACGGCACAGTTAGATTATGCAGCAGACGATGTTCGCTATTTGAGAAGTCTTTATCATCAAATGCAGCAAAGTCTGACAGAGCTTAATAGAACACATTGGCTAGCAGACGATTTTGCGGCATTGTCAGACCCACAAACCTATCAAGCCGATCCGGAGACGATCTGGCGAAAAATTCGCGGTGCCGGCAAACTTAAACCTCGGCAACTGGCTAATCTACAGCAACTCGCCGCATGGCGTGAACGCAATGCGATACAACGAAATCGTCCACGTCGCTGGATATTAAAAGATGATGTGATGCTGGATTTGGCCCGTTTTGCGCCCGATAGCTTAACGAAACTCAGTCAAATCCGAGGACTGGAGCCGCGCGATATTGACCGCCATGGTCAAGCCATCCTCGACGTACTGGAAAAAGCCAGTCAAATTCCCAAAGCAGACTGGCCGGTTATGCTAAAACCTGAGCCACTCACTAACCAGCAAGAAGCTTTGCTGGATGCGTTAATGGCATTATTACGACAGTTTTGTGATGAACAAGCCATTTCACCCGCGGCGGTGGCAACACGAAAAGATATCGAAAAACTGGTCCGCGGCGAAACAACAATACCCTTACTGAAAGGGTGGCGAAAACAAATTGTTGGCCGCAAGTTACAGGCATTTTTACAGGGTAAACTGGTTATCCATGCCGATGCCAAGCAACTAATAATTAATGAGGTTGAATAA
- a CDS encoding carbohydrate kinase family protein produces MSVLICGSFAYDNIMVFPDQFKNHILPDKVHMLNVAFLVPELRREFGGCAGNIAYNLKLLGDEPIPMGSVGTDFSPYADWLDKHDINRQHVHVKQGHYTAQAYITTDIDDNQITAFHPGAMNLAHETSIHEAKNIKLAIVAPDGRDGMVQHAKDLAAAGIPFIFDPGQGLPMFNGEELLQFTEQASYLALNDYEAQLYMNRTGLSEQEIAERVQALIITRGAQGSTIYADREKIDIACQTATRVVDPTGCGDAYRAGLLHGILHGKDWHETGRIAAMMGALKIAQHGTQNHTLD; encoded by the coding sequence ATGTCCGTTCTGATATGCGGTTCTTTTGCTTATGACAATATTATGGTGTTTCCGGACCAGTTTAAAAACCATATTTTGCCAGACAAAGTGCATATGCTTAATGTCGCCTTTCTGGTACCTGAATTACGTCGTGAATTTGGCGGCTGTGCCGGTAATATTGCCTATAACTTGAAATTACTCGGCGATGAGCCAATCCCGATGGGATCAGTTGGGACAGATTTTAGTCCTTATGCCGACTGGTTGGACAAACATGACATCAATCGCCAGCATGTTCATGTCAAGCAAGGGCACTATACCGCGCAAGCCTACATTACTACCGATATTGACGATAATCAGATAACGGCATTTCATCCAGGCGCCATGAATCTGGCTCACGAAACCTCAATTCATGAAGCCAAGAACATCAAATTGGCAATTGTTGCCCCGGATGGTCGCGACGGCATGGTTCAACACGCAAAAGATCTGGCAGCGGCCGGTATTCCATTCATCTTTGACCCGGGTCAGGGTCTGCCGATGTTTAATGGAGAAGAGTTACTTCAATTTACCGAACAAGCCAGCTACTTGGCTCTGAACGATTATGAAGCGCAGTTATACATGAACCGGACGGGCTTATCTGAACAAGAAATCGCTGAACGGGTTCAAGCCTTAATCATTACCCGCGGCGCACAAGGTTCGACAATTTATGCGGATCGCGAAAAAATTGATATTGCCTGCCAAACCGCAACACGGGTTGTTGATCCGACGGGTTGTGGTGATGCCTACCGGGCTGGTCTTTTACACGGCATTCTGCATGGCAAGGACTGGCATGAAACCGGGCGTATTGCCGCCATGATGGGCGCCTTGAAAATCGCACAGCACGGTACTCAAAATCACACGCTTGATTAA
- a CDS encoding phosphatidylglycerophosphatase A: MTISKSKVTFLALLKRPTVWLACGFGSGLAPKAPGTAGTLAAIPIYLLIANCPAWLYLILLVIGLFVGVWWSQSAIHFFQKKDPPEVVWDEIIGFLVTMFMAPSGWLWIVVGFLLFRLFDIWKPWPVRWADRCLTGGWGIMLDDVIAGIYAAIILQLLAISFT; encoded by the coding sequence ATGACCATTTCCAAGTCTAAGGTGACATTTCTTGCGTTATTGAAGCGCCCGACAGTATGGTTGGCGTGTGGGTTTGGATCTGGCTTGGCCCCCAAAGCGCCAGGTACGGCAGGGACTTTAGCGGCAATTCCAATTTACTTGCTGATCGCAAATTGCCCGGCATGGTTGTATCTAATACTGCTAGTTATTGGTCTGTTTGTGGGCGTATGGTGGAGCCAATCAGCGATTCATTTTTTTCAGAAAAAAGATCCGCCTGAAGTTGTCTGGGATGAAATTATCGGCTTTTTGGTGACCATGTTTATGGCGCCATCAGGTTGGTTGTGGATTGTGGTCGGCTTTTTGTTGTTTCGGTTGTTTGATATTTGGAAACCTTGGCCGGTGCGTTGGGCAGACCGGTGTTTAACTGGTGGCTGGGGGATTATGCTCGATGACGTGATTGCGGGTATTTATGCGGCGATCATTTTGCAGCTATTGGCCATAAGCTTTACTTAA
- the thiL gene encoding thiamine-phosphate kinase, which produces MAEQAEFSLIDKYFAELTQQRADIALGIGDDCALIKPQPATCLATSVDTLVSGVHFFPDVSPFRLGRKALAVNLSDLAAMGAQPAFFTLALSLPKIDEAWLAEFAAGLADLALEQKVQLVGGDTTRGPLSITIQASGYVSEASAFRRAAAQVGDLILVSGTLGDAGAGLAIRQQTLDTSLISEADQAYLLDRLERPQPRNALALALRGSVHAAIDISDGLLADLRHILTASHLGAELDLAALPLSSALKQLSDDMTLSLALTAGDDYELCLTMSETAFSDLPADIAQQLTPIGRICQTPGIHFLGKQLPVNLNREGYDHFQV; this is translated from the coding sequence ATGGCAGAGCAGGCCGAGTTTTCGCTTATTGATAAATACTTTGCTGAATTGACGCAGCAGCGCGCAGATATTGCGCTTGGCATTGGCGATGACTGCGCCCTGATAAAACCACAACCTGCCACCTGTTTGGCAACCTCGGTTGATACGCTGGTGAGTGGTGTGCATTTTTTCCCTGATGTGTCGCCTTTCCGTTTGGGTCGAAAAGCACTGGCCGTGAATTTGAGTGATCTCGCTGCGATGGGCGCGCAGCCGGCTTTTTTTACGCTGGCGCTCAGTTTGCCAAAAATTGATGAAGCCTGGTTAGCCGAGTTTGCTGCTGGACTGGCTGATTTGGCGCTTGAGCAAAAAGTGCAATTGGTTGGTGGCGACACAACCAGAGGACCGCTTTCCATCACTATTCAGGCGAGTGGTTATGTCAGTGAAGCGTCTGCGTTTCGTCGCGCTGCCGCCCAAGTTGGTGATCTGATATTGGTCAGCGGTACGCTCGGTGATGCGGGAGCGGGTCTTGCTATCCGTCAGCAAACACTGGATACCTCATTGATATCTGAGGCAGATCAAGCCTATTTGCTTGACCGTCTCGAACGACCCCAGCCAAGAAATGCTTTGGCGCTGGCACTGAGGGGAAGCGTGCATGCCGCCATTGATATTTCAGACGGTTTGCTGGCGGATTTACGCCATATTTTGACGGCAAGTCATCTGGGGGCAGAGCTTGATTTAGCAGCGTTACCCCTATCCTCAGCGCTAAAGCAGCTTTCTGATGACATGACGCTGTCATTGGCCTTAACGGCGGGTGATGACTATGAACTGTGTTTGACCATGTCAGAGACGGCATTTTCTGATCTACCCGCCGATATTGCACAGCAATTGACGCCGATAGGCCGTATTTGTCAGACACCCGGCATTCACTTTTTGGGCAAGCAACTGCCGGTTAATCTGAATCGGGAAGGATATGACCATTTCCAAGTCTAA
- the nusB gene encoding transcription antitermination factor NusB — protein sequence MAAGLPRTQARRAAVQALYQAQVNDQAPEKDALEFVTAEYADKIDKAYFQQLVAGVIAEQTIIDEALAQAVDRSLTAIDPVELSILRLAIYEFMYRLDIPYRVILNEAVELAKSFGGEQGHRYVNGVLDKVGARVREAEYQAAKARKNSSRH from the coding sequence GTGGCAGCCGGTTTACCGAGAACGCAGGCGCGTCGGGCGGCAGTGCAGGCCCTGTATCAGGCTCAGGTTAACGATCAGGCGCCAGAAAAAGATGCATTGGAATTTGTGACCGCAGAATATGCCGATAAAATTGATAAGGCCTATTTTCAGCAATTAGTTGCCGGTGTCATCGCCGAACAAACAATCATTGATGAAGCGCTTGCTCAGGCGGTGGATCGGTCATTAACAGCGATAGATCCGGTTGAGCTTTCTATTTTAAGACTGGCTATTTACGAGTTTATGTATCGGCTCGACATTCCCTATCGAGTTATCTTGAATGAAGCGGTGGAGCTAGCGAAATCCTTTGGTGGAGAGCAAGGCCATCGTTACGTTAATGGGGTTTTGGATAAGGTTGGCGCGCGCGTTCGGGAGGCCGAGTATCAAGCCGCCAAAGCCAGAAAAAATTCATCTCGCCACTAG
- the ribE gene encoding 6,7-dimethyl-8-ribityllumazine synthase, whose translation MSNINTFSGDFSAKGMRVGIVAGRFNEFVVSSLIDGAVDTLLRHGASEKDIEIARVPGAVEIPLAVKRMGQTKKYDAIIALGAVIRGGTPHFDYVAGECSKGLGQLNLELDMPVSFGVLTVDSIEQAIERSGTKAGNKGAEAAMGTIEMVNVLRQIGAAK comes from the coding sequence ATGAGCAATATCAACACCTTTTCGGGTGACTTTTCGGCAAAAGGCATGCGGGTTGGCATCGTCGCCGGGCGCTTTAATGAGTTTGTCGTTAGCAGCCTTATTGATGGCGCAGTTGATACTTTGTTACGACATGGTGCCAGTGAAAAAGATATTGAGATTGCGCGTGTTCCCGGCGCGGTAGAAATTCCCTTAGCCGTCAAACGAATGGGTCAAACTAAAAAATATGACGCCATTATTGCCTTAGGCGCGGTTATTCGTGGTGGGACGCCGCATTTTGATTATGTTGCCGGCGAGTGTTCCAAGGGACTTGGGCAATTAAATCTGGAACTGGACATGCCAGTCTCTTTTGGTGTGTTGACGGTGGACAGTATTGAACAAGCCATCGAACGATCAGGGACCAAAGCAGGCAATAAGGGGGCAGAAGCGGCCATGGGTACGATTGAAATGGTCAATGTGTTACGCCAAATCGGAGCTGCAAAATAG
- a CDS encoding symmetrical bis(5'-nucleosyl)-tetraphosphatase, with protein MAVYAIGDVQGCLYELVQLLEQLNFDLERDEVWFAGDLVNRGPQSADTLRFIRSLGRNAKVVLGNHDLHLVAQAAGIKEHQHRLDTIDNVLTADDADELICWLRKQPLFHHDAALGFSMVHAGLPPQWTIAEAMERAAEVSAVLRSDDWQDFFHHMYGNKPKYWSATLTGWDRLRYITNCFTRLRYCHHDGALALKFKGSPEARPDGQQPWFAMPNRASANDRIVFGHWSQLGTGQYGNAFSLDSGAVWGEKLTALRLDALPWQWTEVIAHPSGRVIQTPLSRAKVMD; from the coding sequence ATGGCTGTTTATGCGATTGGAGATGTGCAGGGTTGTTTGTATGAATTAGTGCAGTTGCTTGAACAACTGAACTTTGACTTGGAGCGCGATGAGGTTTGGTTTGCGGGTGACTTGGTTAACCGCGGGCCACAATCTGCCGACACTTTGCGGTTTATTCGAAGCTTGGGGCGCAATGCCAAGGTGGTATTGGGTAATCACGATTTGCATCTGGTTGCGCAGGCGGCCGGTATTAAAGAACACCAGCACCGACTCGATACCATAGATAATGTATTAACAGCCGATGACGCCGATGAATTAATCTGCTGGCTGAGAAAACAGCCACTTTTCCATCATGATGCCGCGCTTGGTTTTTCCATGGTGCATGCAGGGCTGCCGCCACAATGGACGATTGCGGAAGCGATGGAACGTGCCGCTGAGGTCTCTGCCGTTTTACGCAGTGATGACTGGCAAGATTTTTTTCATCATATGTACGGGAATAAACCTAAATATTGGTCGGCGACGTTGACGGGCTGGGATCGGCTTCGCTACATCACCAATTGTTTTACTCGGCTTCGTTATTGTCATCACGATGGTGCGCTGGCCTTGAAATTCAAAGGTTCGCCAGAGGCAAGACCTGATGGTCAACAACCCTGGTTTGCCATGCCAAATCGGGCGAGTGCCAATGATCGGATTGTGTTTGGACATTGGTCGCAGTTAGGCACAGGTCAATATGGCAATGCTTTTTCATTGGATAGTGGCGCAGTATGGGGGGAAAAGCTGACCGCGCTCCGCCTTGATGCATTGCCTTGGCAATGGACGGAAGTCATAGCGCATCCCTCAGGTCGTGTGATTCAGACACCGTTATCACGAGCAAAGGTAATGGATTAA
- a CDS encoding DUF3465 domain-containing protein → MSKSSRSLNRIWLIAGFILVIVFGNIYETDTTPQAPSASNAGLSADTLFAQRRSDVQLEVSGTVSKILADDNKGSRHQRFIISLPSGLTLLVAHNIDLAPRVDQLQVGDEVSLYGEYVWNDRGGIMHWTHHDPANRHPHGWIRHQGQLYQ, encoded by the coding sequence ATGAGTAAATCATCACGATCCCTAAACCGAATCTGGTTGATTGCCGGTTTTATTCTGGTCATCGTTTTTGGCAACATTTACGAAACCGATACCACGCCTCAGGCACCTTCCGCCAGCAATGCCGGGTTGAGCGCTGATACGTTGTTTGCCCAGCGCCGGTCTGACGTCCAACTGGAAGTCTCCGGCACCGTCAGCAAAATCCTGGCGGATGACAATAAAGGTAGTCGACATCAGCGTTTTATTATTTCCCTGCCCAGCGGGCTGACCTTGCTGGTTGCCCATAATATCGATCTGGCACCCCGTGTTGACCAATTACAGGTAGGTGATGAAGTGAGTCTGTATGGTGAATACGTTTGGAATGATCGTGGCGGGATCATGCATTGGACCCATCATGATCCTGCCAATCGACACCCGCATGGCTGGATTCGACATCAGGGCCAGCTATACCAGTAA
- a CDS encoding DNA-deoxyinosine glycosylase — protein sequence MSDTPLSYSFPPIVGTDTRILVLGSMPGLESLRQQQYYAHPRNAFWPIMAQLFGFNSELNYVERCQQLIAHQIAVWDVLKSCYRPGSLDQHIDSRTMEINDFGGFLRQNPDIQAICFNGAKAEQLFCRAVLKDLSSVPILKKLPSTSPAHAAMRFQQKLEAWQCIQAYF from the coding sequence ATGTCTGATACCCCTCTCAGCTATAGTTTTCCACCCATCGTTGGAACTGATACCAGAATACTGGTTCTGGGTTCCATGCCCGGGCTGGAATCGTTACGACAACAACAATATTACGCGCATCCACGCAATGCGTTTTGGCCTATCATGGCGCAGCTATTTGGTTTTAATTCAGAACTGAATTATGTCGAACGCTGCCAACAGTTAATCGCTCATCAAATTGCCGTGTGGGATGTACTAAAATCCTGTTATCGACCTGGCAGCCTGGATCAGCATATCGATAGCCGTACCATGGAGATCAATGATTTCGGCGGATTTCTGAGACAAAACCCAGATATTCAGGCCATCTGCTTTAATGGCGCGAAAGCCGAACAGCTGTTTTGTCGTGCAGTGCTGAAAGACCTGTCATCCGTACCGATACTGAAAAAACTACCATCCACCAGCCCCGCTCATGCCGCAATGCGTTTCCAGCAAAAACTTGAGGCGTGGCAGTGTATTCAAGCTTATTTTTGA
- the katG gene encoding catalase/peroxidase HPI: MNENKQNMGKCPFGHGGVTESGKSNVNWWPEALNLDILHQHDTKTNPMDVDFDYRTEVRKLDFDQLKKDLHALMTDSQDWWPADWGHYGGLMIRLSWHAAGTYRLADGRGGGGTGSQRFAPLNSWPDNVSLDKARRLLWPIKKKYGNKLSWADLMILAGTVAYESMGLPAYGFSFGREDIWHPEKDIYWGAEKEWLAPSDSRYGDLEKPDTMENPLAAVQMGLIYVNPEGVNGQPDPLKTAEQVRVTFARMAMDDEETVALTCGGHTVGKCHGNGNADELGAEPEAADVTEQGFGWKNANQTGVGRYAVTSGIEGAWTTHPTQFDMGYFELLFGYEWQLKKSPAGAWQWEPVDIKEDDKPVDVADPAIRHNPIMTDADMAMKMDPTYRAICEKFMADPEYFKACFARAWFKLTHRDLGPKSRYIGPEVPAENLIWQDPIPAGNTDYSVEVVKQKIAESGLSIADRVSTAWDSARTYRGSDMRGGANGARIRLAPQRDWQGNEPQRLAKILSVYEKISAETGASVADIIVLAGGQAIEEAAKAANVDVLVPFYKGRGDTTQEMTDIDSFEPLEPVADGFRNWLKQNYVVKPEELLLDRAQLMGLTAPEMTVLIGGLRVLGSNHGGTKHGVFTDQEGVLSNDFFVNLTDMANSWKPAGQNLYDICDRKTGVKKWTATRVDLVFGSNSVLRSYAEVYAQDDAKEKFVNDFVKAWAKVMNADRFDLN; the protein is encoded by the coding sequence ATGAATGAAAATAAACAAAACATGGGCAAATGTCCGTTTGGCCATGGTGGCGTAACGGAAAGTGGCAAGTCCAATGTAAATTGGTGGCCTGAGGCCTTAAATCTGGATATTTTGCACCAGCACGATACCAAGACTAACCCCATGGATGTCGACTTTGATTATCGCACCGAAGTGCGCAAACTCGATTTCGACCAGCTTAAAAAAGATCTGCACGCTTTGATGACCGATAGTCAGGACTGGTGGCCGGCTGACTGGGGCCATTATGGTGGCTTAATGATTCGTTTGTCATGGCATGCCGCAGGCACCTACCGGTTGGCAGATGGCCGCGGTGGCGGTGGCACTGGCAGTCAACGCTTCGCACCACTCAACTCATGGCCCGATAATGTAAGCTTGGACAAAGCGCGGCGCTTGTTGTGGCCGATAAAGAAAAAGTACGGCAACAAACTGTCGTGGGCAGATTTAATGATTCTGGCCGGTACAGTTGCTTATGAAAGTATGGGCCTGCCAGCCTATGGCTTTTCTTTTGGCCGTGAAGACATCTGGCACCCGGAGAAAGATATCTATTGGGGGGCAGAGAAAGAGTGGCTGGCACCATCCGACAGTCGTTATGGTGATCTGGAAAAGCCGGATACGATGGAAAATCCGTTGGCAGCGGTGCAAATGGGACTCATCTATGTGAACCCGGAAGGCGTGAATGGCCAGCCGGATCCATTAAAAACCGCAGAACAAGTACGCGTGACCTTTGCCCGTATGGCGATGGATGATGAGGAAACAGTCGCATTGACCTGCGGCGGACATACGGTCGGTAAATGCCATGGTAATGGCAATGCAGATGAGTTAGGAGCTGAGCCTGAAGCCGCAGATGTGACAGAGCAGGGATTCGGCTGGAAAAACGCAAATCAAACCGGCGTGGGAAGGTACGCGGTTACCTCAGGTATTGAAGGTGCCTGGACGACGCATCCTACGCAATTTGACATGGGCTATTTCGAGTTGCTGTTCGGTTATGAGTGGCAATTGAAAAAAAGCCCTGCCGGGGCATGGCAGTGGGAGCCGGTCGATATCAAAGAGGACGATAAACCCGTAGATGTGGCAGATCCCGCCATTCGTCATAATCCCATCATGACCGATGCGGATATGGCGATGAAAATGGATCCGACTTATCGTGCGATTTGTGAAAAGTTCATGGCGGATCCTGAGTATTTCAAAGCTTGTTTTGCGCGTGCCTGGTTCAAACTGACACACCGTGATTTAGGGCCAAAAAGTCGTTATATCGGTCCTGAAGTGCCAGCCGAAAACCTGATTTGGCAGGATCCCATTCCAGCAGGTAATACCGATTATTCGGTTGAAGTAGTGAAACAGAAAATTGCCGAAAGTGGACTGAGTATTGCGGATAGAGTGAGCACAGCCTGGGATAGCGCCCGTACCTACCGTGGTTCAGATATGCGTGGCGGTGCGAATGGTGCCCGTATTCGTCTGGCACCACAGAGGGATTGGCAAGGTAATGAACCTCAGCGCTTGGCTAAGATTCTCAGCGTGTATGAGAAAATCTCTGCCGAAACTGGTGCCAGTGTGGCCGATATCATCGTACTAGCTGGTGGCCAAGCTATCGAAGAAGCGGCGAAAGCGGCCAATGTTGATGTGCTTGTGCCATTCTACAAAGGACGTGGTGATACCACACAGGAGATGACCGACATTGATTCTTTTGAGCCGTTGGAACCGGTAGCCGATGGCTTCCGTAACTGGCTGAAGCAAAATTATGTCGTCAAACCGGAAGAGTTGTTGCTGGATCGGGCTCAGTTGATGGGGCTGACGGCACCGGAAATGACGGTGCTTATCGGTGGGTTGCGGGTGTTGGGTAGCAATCATGGCGGTACCAAGCATGGTGTCTTTACCGATCAAGAAGGTGTTCTGAGTAACGACTTTTTCGTCAATCTGACCGATATGGCGAACAGCTGGAAACCGGCCGGGCAGAACCTGTATGACATCTGTGATCGCAAAACTGGCGTGAAAAAATGGACAGCGACCCGCGTGGATTTAGTGTTTGGTTCCAACTCGGTTTTGCGTTCCTACGCTGAAGTTTACGCGCAGGATGATGCTAAAGAGAAGTTTGTGAACGACTTCGTCAAAGCCTGGGCTAAAGTGATGAATGCGGATCGCTTTGATTTGAACTAA
- the cysN gene encoding sulfate adenylyltransferase subunit CysN encodes MIKDSSYQTDSLIATDIEAYLKQHENKELLRFLTCGNVDDGKSTLIGRLLHDSKMIYEDQLEAVTRDSAKSGTTGDQVDLALLVDGLQAEREQGITIDVAYRYFSTTKRKFIIADTPGHEQYTRNMATGASTCQLAVILIDARHGVQTQTRRHSFIASLLGIKHVIVAVNKMDLMDYSEQVYNDIRKTYSEFARELEISDIHFVPMSALVGDNVVNRSENMPWYDGETMMSLLENIEVDQDANTDDLRFPVQFVNRPNLNFRGYCGTLSAGVLRPGDAVTVLPSGKESTVKSIVTYDGELDFAVPGEAVTITLRDEIDVSRGDMIVHRDHQPHVSSHFKAMMVWMTEQPLVAGKQYSIKVGVADSTGVMNGIDYQIDVNTLQHKQTDALKLNEIGLCEFALNKPVVFDAYQRNRHTGAFIVIDRLTNVTIGAGMITESVTAEGDTVSHGDFSAFELELNALIRKHFPHWDAKDLSQL; translated from the coding sequence ATGATTAAGGACAGTTCCTATCAAACCGACAGCTTAATCGCCACGGATATCGAAGCCTACTTAAAGCAACATGAAAACAAGGAGTTACTCCGTTTTCTGACCTGTGGCAATGTTGATGATGGTAAAAGTACGCTGATTGGTCGCTTATTGCATGATTCCAAAATGATTTATGAGGATCAACTGGAAGCGGTTACCCGCGATAGCGCTAAATCAGGTACCACCGGTGATCAAGTTGATCTGGCCTTGCTGGTGGATGGACTGCAAGCCGAGCGTGAGCAGGGTATTACTATCGATGTTGCCTATCGTTATTTCTCAACAACTAAACGTAAATTCATTATTGCGGATACGCCAGGCCATGAACAGTACACGCGCAATATGGCAACAGGCGCTTCGACTTGCCAGCTGGCGGTGATTTTGATCGATGCGCGTCATGGTGTGCAAACTCAGACACGTCGCCATAGTTTTATTGCGTCATTACTGGGTATCAAGCATGTGATTGTCGCTGTCAACAAGATGGATTTAATGGACTACAGTGAGCAGGTTTATAACGATATTCGTAAGACCTATAGCGAATTTGCACGCGAACTGGAAATTTCGGATATTCACTTTGTACCCATGTCGGCATTGGTTGGTGATAATGTCGTGAATCGCAGTGAAAACATGCCTTGGTATGATGGCGAAACCATGATGTCTTTGCTGGAAAATATTGAAGTCGATCAAGATGCGAATACCGATGATCTTCGTTTTCCGGTTCAATTCGTTAACCGGCCTAATCTCAATTTCCGTGGCTACTGCGGCACACTCTCTGCAGGTGTGTTAAGACCGGGAGATGCGGTCACGGTGTTGCCATCGGGTAAGGAAAGTACCGTTAAATCAATCGTAACCTATGATGGTGAGCTTGATTTTGCCGTGCCGGGTGAGGCCGTAACAATAACGCTTCGCGATGAAATCGATGTTAGTCGTGGCGATATGATTGTCCATCGTGATCATCAACCCCATGTTTCGAGCCATTTCAAAGCGATGATGGTCTGGATGACTGAGCAGCCATTGGTTGCTGGCAAACAATATAGTATTAAAGTGGGCGTCGCTGACAGCACTGGCGTGATGAATGGCATTGATTATCAGATTGATGTCAACACGTTGCAGCACAAACAAACGGATGCATTAAAGCTGAATGAAATTGGCTTGTGCGAGTTTGCCTTGAACAAGCCAGTGGTTTTCGATGCTTATCAGCGTAACCGCCACACTGGTGCCTTTATCGTGATTGATCGACTGACCAATGTCACTATCGGCGCGGGTATGATTACAGAATCAGTGACGGCTGAAGGTGATACCGTCAGCCACGGTGATTTTTCGGCCTTTGAGCTGGAACTCAACGCCTTGATACGCAAGCATTTCCCACACTGGGATGCCAAAGATTTAAGTCAACTTTAG